From a region of the Coffea arabica cultivar ET-39 chromosome 3e, Coffea Arabica ET-39 HiFi, whole genome shotgun sequence genome:
- the LOC113736530 gene encoding signal peptide peptidase-like 3 has product MASVLSSSFGLIFQLGFVVLLFCSSIAEADDISRPSPNALNSSSCNNPYRLVKVKSWVNGDEDETLSGISASFGSLLPTEAEKGSKLPAVVSNPLSGCTSSTSKLSGSIVLAFRGDCDFTTKAEVAQAQGAAGLLIINDAEDLIEMGCSEKDTNLNITIPVVMISKSGGEVLKQSMSGGHSVEILLYSPNRPIVDFSVVFLWLMAVGTLVCASLWSEFTASEQTDERYNELSPKESSNAAKEETEKEIISINTKSAIIFVISASTFLVLLYLFMSTWFVWVLIVLFCLGAVEGMHSCIVSLVLSKCKNCGRKTVNLPLLGEVSILSLVVLLFCLAFAIFWAANRKASYSWIGQDILGICLMITVLQLAQLPNIKVATVLLCCAFLYDIFWVFLSPYIFHDSVMIAVAQGDKAGGESIPMLLRIPRFFDPWGGYNMIGFGDILFPGLLVSFAHRFDKAKKKTGRNGYFLWLAIGYACGLFFTYLGLYLMDGHGQPALLYLVPCTLGLCVILGLVRGELRELWSYDGDSTSTDSTQPPLPSGEA; this is encoded by the exons ATGGCTTCAGTTTTATCTTCCTCTTTcggtttaatttttcaattaggTTTTGTTGTTCTTCTTTTTTGCTCGTCAATTGCTGAAGCTGATGATATCTCACGCCCATCCCCCAACGCCTTGAATTCTAGCTCCTGCAACAACCCTTATCGGTTG GTTAAGGTCAAATCATGGGTCAATGGCGATGAAGACGAAACATTAAGTGGGATAAGTGCTTCATTTGGTTCTTTGTTGCCTACTGAAGCTGAAAAAGGCTCCAAATTGCCTGCTGTGGTTTCTAATCCATTGAGTGGCTGTACTAGTTCCACTTCCAag TTGTCAGGCTCCATTGTGCTCGCCTTTCGTGGTGATTGTGATTTTACAACCAAGGCTGAAGTTGCACAAGCACAAGGTGCTGCCGGACTTTTGATAATAAATGATGCAGAAG ATCTCATAGAGATGGGATGTTCTGAAAAAGATACTAACTTAAACATTACAATCCCAGTTGTAATGATTTCAAAGTCAGGAGGAGAGGTTTTAAAACAATCTATGTCTGGTGGACATAGTG TggaaattttgttatattcaccAAATCGCCCAATTGTCGACTTTTCTGTGGTATTCTTATGGTTGATGGCTGTTGGAACACTTGTTTGCGCATCACTTTGGTCAGAGTTTACAGCATCTGAGCAAACTGATGAACGCTATAATGAATTGTCACCTAAG GAATCATCAAATGCTGCCAAGGAAGAAACAGAGAAGGAGATTATCAGCATTAATACTAAGAGTGCTATTATTTTTGTCATATCAGCGTCCACATTTCTGGTGCTGCTTTACTTATTTATGTCAACTTGGTTTGTCTGGGTGCTGATCGTACTTTTCTGTCTTGGTGCGGTTGAG GGAATGCATTCTTGTATAGTATCTCTTGTTCTGAG CAAATGCAAAAATTGTGGAAGGAAAACTGTCAATTTGCCACTTCTAGGAGAGGTCTCCATTCTCTCTCTGGTAGTGTTGCTATTTTGCTTGGCTTTTGCCATTTTCTGGGCTGCAAATCGTAAGGCATCATACTCCTGGATAGGCCAGGATATTCTT GGCATCTGTTTGATGATAACTGTCTTGCAGTTGGCACAATTACCTAATATAAAG gtTGCTACTGTGCTTCTATGTTGCGCTTTTCTTTATGACATCTTCTGGGTGTTCCTGTCGCCTTACATTTTCCATGACAGCGTTATGATAGCG GTTGCTCAAGGTGACAAGGCTGGCGGAGAATCAATCCCGATGCTCTTGAGAATTCCTCGATTTTTTGATCCTTGGGGTGGTTATAACATGATTGGCTTTGGGGACATACTCTTCCCCGGTTTGCTTGTTTCCTTTGCACATAG ATTTGATAAAGCCAAAAAGAAGACTGGTCGAAATGGATACTTCCTTTGGTTGGCCATTGGCTATGCATGTG GCTTGTTCTTTACTTACTTAGGCTTGTATCTAATGGATGGACATGGTCAACCTGCTCTCCTGTACCTTGTTCCTTGCACATTAG GACTTTGTGTTATATTGGGTTTGGTGAGAGGTGAGTTGAGAGAACTTTGGAGCTATGATGGCGATTCAACGAGCACTGATTCAACTCAACCACCGTTACCTTCTGGAGAAGCTTGA